In Mercenaria mercenaria strain notata chromosome 14, MADL_Memer_1, whole genome shotgun sequence, the following are encoded in one genomic region:
- the LOC123558967 gene encoding galactose-3-O-sulfotransferase 2-like, whose translation MACIVFTSYKHSVVLVDKLPALQYRQRSTRNSTSHYTNVTTHVAFLKVHKAGSTTVQNLLFRFGMRHDLNILLPKSGNYLNRASQKMSLKAGQKSYDIFACHTIYQKQWFDSLLPTDSVYIGIVRDPVERMISSAYYYRDVFGVGYLKRVPRANFIHDLVNYPDKYDTAFFSHTRNSMGKDFGFRRGIEPTNKSKIRKYLDQLNSQFLLVLIMEKFDESLVMLKRLLNWSFGDIIYLKMNSHKHEHTVLNSTEIAKFRNTSFLDFEIYEYFSNVFETKLKQTEDEFYKEVEFFQTTLDKTSEFCSRKNKTEIVALSFGKSKWDEKFQVTQLDCEWMKTKELSFISKLRSTKHIQLA comes from the coding sequence ATGGCCTGTATCGTTTTCACCAGCTATAAACATTCGGTTGTGTTAGTAGACAAACTGCCTGCTTTGCAGTACAGACAGCGATCTACTAGAAATTCTACAAGCCATTATACGAACGTTACAACTCATGTCGCCTTTCTGAAAGTACACAAGGCAGGATCAACTACTGTGCAGAATTTGCTATTTCGATTCGGGATGAGACATGACTTGAATATTCTACTACCGAAGTCAGGAAACTATCTTAATAGAGCGTCACAGAAAATGTCATTGAAAGCGGGTCAAAAGAGTTACGATATCTTTGCATGTCACACTATATACCAGAAGCAATGGTTTGATAGCCTACTACCGACAGATTCAGTTTACATTGGAATTGTTCGTGACCCGGTGGAGAGAATGATAAGTTCAGCATACTATTACCGAGACGTTTTTGGTGTAGGCTACCTGAAGAGAGTACCGCGTGCTAATTTCATACACGATCTAGTAAACTATCCAGATAAGTATGATACAGCATTTTTCTCTCACACGAGAAATTCTATGGGCAAAGATTTTGGGTTTCGACGTGGTATTGAACCAACAAATAAATCTAAAATCAGGAAATACCTAGATCAATTGAACTCACAGTTTCTGCTTGTTCTCATCATGGAAAAATTTGACGAATCTCTCGTCATGCTAAAAAGACTTCTGAACTGGTCATTTGGTGATATCATCTACTTGAAAATGAACTCACATAAACACGAACATACGGTTCTGAACTCTACAGAAATAGCGAAGTTCAGAAACACCAGTTTccttgattttgaaatatatgaatatttttccaaTGTGTTCGAAACGAAATTGAAGCAAACAGAGGATGAGTTTTATAAAGAAGTCGAATTTTTTCAAACTACACTAGATAAAACAAGTGAATTTTGCTCGAGAAAGAATAAGACTGAAATAGTAGCATTGTCATTTGGTAAATCGAAATGGGATGAAAAGTTTCAAGTTACACAGCTAGATTGCGAATGGATGAAGACAAAGGAATTATCTTTCATTTCCAAGCTTCGTTCTACTAAACATATTCAACTCGCATGA